A genomic stretch from Arthrobacter sp. KBS0702 includes:
- a CDS encoding MFS transporter gives MASVTASKNSQGSTARSAAGGHRHQRLDPLVDAEIDDVPAAEPTVVGGRRTLAYLGVCLVLIGLNLRTVFSSFAAVLPEVTADVGLPGWAVAALNTAPVTLLGMFAPLAPRLARQFGAERVLLGATAVLTAGLLLRPLDVPGVGHLPALLAGTAACGAAISLCNVLLPGLVKRDFPHRLGLMGGLYTTAICASAALGAGFTYPLFSASGQWTAALWFWALPAGVVLLLFLPLAAAQRHGRHQTAASGINVWRSAVAWQVTGFMVFQSMMSFSVFAWLAPILRERGVDGGTAGLIVSASIVLQMLGSLFAPALAARLRDQRAINTVVALMTGGGFALSIFGPLDLVWLWTGLLGLGQGSLTAVALTMIMLRTRDGHTAAHLSGMMQGVGYGVGSAGTLLVGQLHQATGSFAAAGVLFLVVGSLAAVFGFRAGKARFVGG, from the coding sequence ATGGCGTCCGTGACTGCATCGAAAAACTCCCAGGGCTCCACCGCCCGCAGCGCCGCCGGCGGCCACCGGCACCAGCGGCTGGATCCCCTGGTGGACGCCGAGATCGACGACGTTCCCGCCGCGGAGCCGACCGTCGTCGGCGGCCGCCGCACGCTGGCCTATCTTGGCGTCTGCCTGGTGCTGATCGGGCTGAACCTGCGCACTGTCTTCTCCAGTTTCGCCGCGGTCCTTCCGGAGGTGACGGCCGACGTCGGCCTGCCCGGCTGGGCCGTCGCCGCGCTGAACACGGCGCCGGTGACCCTGCTTGGAATGTTCGCCCCGCTCGCGCCGCGGCTGGCCCGCCAGTTCGGGGCCGAACGGGTGCTGCTCGGAGCTACGGCCGTGCTGACCGCAGGCCTGCTGCTGCGCCCCCTGGACGTACCCGGCGTCGGCCACCTGCCCGCGCTCCTGGCCGGCACGGCGGCCTGCGGCGCCGCCATCTCGCTCTGCAACGTCCTGCTTCCCGGCCTCGTGAAGCGCGACTTCCCGCATCGACTCGGCCTGATGGGCGGGCTCTACACCACCGCGATCTGTGCTTCCGCGGCCCTCGGCGCCGGCTTCACCTATCCGCTGTTCAGCGCGAGCGGCCAGTGGACGGCGGCGCTGTGGTTCTGGGCGCTGCCCGCCGGCGTCGTGCTGCTGCTGTTCCTGCCCTTGGCGGCGGCCCAGCGCCACGGACGGCACCAGACCGCGGCCAGTGGGATCAACGTTTGGCGCTCAGCGGTGGCCTGGCAGGTGACCGGGTTCATGGTGTTCCAGTCGATGATGTCCTTCAGCGTCTTCGCCTGGCTGGCGCCGATCCTGCGCGAGCGCGGGGTCGACGGCGGCACGGCCGGCCTGATCGTGTCCGCCTCGATCGTGCTGCAGATGCTCGGATCCCTGTTTGCCCCCGCCCTCGCCGCCCGGCTCCGGGACCAGCGCGCCATTAACACAGTGGTGGCGCTGATGACCGGCGGCGGGTTCGCCTTGAGCATCTTCGGCCCCCTGGACCTGGTCTGGCTCTGGACAGGGCTGCTGGGCCTGGGGCAGGGCAGTCTGACCGCGGTGGCCCTGACCATGATCATGCTGCGCACCCGCGACGGCCACACCGCCGCCCACCTGTCGGGCATGATGCAGGGGGTGGGCTACGGTGTCGGGTCGGCCGGAACCCTGCTGGTCGGACAGCTGCACCAAGCCACGGGATCCTTCGCCGCGGCCGGGGTCCTCTTCCTGGTGGTCGGCTCCCTGGCTGCCGTGTTCGGCTTCCGGGCGGGCAAGGCCCGTTTCGTCGGCGGGTGA
- a CDS encoding class I SAM-dependent methyltransferase, producing the protein MNDATRQYWDGQAADFDREADHGLLNPGVRQAWTQLILPLIPLPSGDVADLGCGTGSLSVLLAEAGHRVAGLDLSGRMVEAAREKVARAASAGGRVSADFVQGDASEPPYPPSSFDVVLARHVLWALPDPDAALVRWTTLLREPGTMLLVEGLWGTGAGIPSAVCRELVRRHRGHADVVPLTDPALWGKEISDERYLILSRN; encoded by the coding sequence ATGAATGACGCGACGCGCCAATACTGGGACGGGCAGGCGGCGGATTTTGACCGGGAAGCCGACCATGGTCTGCTCAACCCCGGCGTCCGACAGGCCTGGACGCAGCTGATTCTGCCACTCATTCCACTGCCGTCCGGCGACGTGGCTGACTTGGGCTGCGGCACAGGCAGCCTGTCCGTCCTCCTAGCGGAGGCGGGCCACCGCGTTGCGGGACTGGACCTGTCAGGCCGGATGGTGGAAGCCGCGCGGGAAAAGGTCGCCAGAGCCGCCAGCGCCGGGGGTCGTGTATCGGCGGACTTTGTGCAGGGTGATGCCTCGGAACCGCCGTACCCTCCCTCGAGCTTCGACGTAGTGCTGGCCCGCCACGTCCTATGGGCACTCCCGGATCCGGATGCCGCTCTCGTCCGTTGGACGACGCTATTGCGGGAGCCCGGGACGATGCTGCTCGTGGAAGGGCTGTGGGGAACAGGCGCCGGCATACCCTCGGCGGTTTGCCGGGAACTCGTGCGCCGGCACCGCGGCCATGCCGATGTCGTGCCGCTCACAGACCCGGCGCTGTGGGGCAAGGAGATCAGCGACGAACGCTACCTGATCCTGAGCCGGAACTGA
- a CDS encoding DnaJ C-terminal domain-containing protein yields MASQDWVDKDFYKILGVAKDASDADIKKAYRKLARQHHPDTNAGDTASEKKFKDISEAYSVLSDPDERQQYDAIRAMGGGARFAPGGAGAAGGGAGFEDLFGGLFTGGGGRHSGGYSTAGGIPPEFADLFGGGGGFGGGQSFQRGPQKGADRTASTSISFAGSIRGTTIGLREPDGEVIDVRIPAGIKDGQKVRVRGKGQYGPAGNGDLMVTVSVKPHDFYTRDGDNLRIHVPVTFPEAALGADIEVPTIDGDKVKVRVPAGTPSGRTLRVKGRGVKHTKATGDLLVTIDVAVPKKLDKAAEEAVKAFAAATSGEDVRAGLAAKARL; encoded by the coding sequence TTGGCTAGCCAGGACTGGGTGGACAAGGACTTCTACAAGATCCTTGGCGTCGCCAAAGACGCTTCCGACGCCGACATCAAGAAGGCGTACCGGAAGCTCGCGCGGCAGCACCACCCGGACACGAATGCCGGTGACACCGCGTCGGAGAAGAAGTTCAAGGACATCTCCGAGGCCTATTCCGTGCTGTCCGACCCGGACGAGCGCCAGCAGTATGACGCCATCCGCGCGATGGGCGGCGGCGCCCGCTTCGCACCCGGCGGTGCCGGAGCGGCCGGCGGCGGCGCCGGGTTCGAGGATCTTTTCGGCGGCCTGTTCACCGGCGGCGGGGGACGGCACTCCGGCGGCTACAGCACCGCCGGCGGCATTCCGCCTGAGTTCGCCGACCTCTTTGGCGGTGGCGGCGGCTTTGGTGGCGGCCAGTCCTTCCAGCGCGGACCGCAGAAGGGCGCCGACCGCACCGCGTCGACCAGCATTTCATTCGCCGGATCGATCCGCGGCACCACCATCGGGCTGCGCGAGCCCGACGGCGAGGTGATCGACGTACGGATCCCGGCCGGGATCAAGGACGGCCAGAAAGTCCGTGTCCGCGGCAAGGGCCAGTACGGCCCGGCCGGCAACGGCGACCTCATGGTCACCGTGTCCGTGAAGCCGCACGATTTCTACACCCGTGACGGTGACAACCTGCGCATCCATGTCCCGGTGACGTTCCCGGAAGCCGCCCTCGGCGCCGACATCGAGGTCCCGACCATCGACGGCGACAAGGTCAAGGTCCGCGTGCCGGCCGGAACGCCGTCCGGCCGGACTCTGCGCGTCAAGGGACGCGGCGTGAAGCACACCAAGGCCACCGGGGACCTGCTGGTCACCATCGACGTCGCCGTGCCCAAGAAGTTGGACAAGGCCGCGGAGGAAGCAGTGAAGGCCTTCGCCGCAGCCACCTCCGGCGAGGACGTCCGCGCCGGCCTGGCAGCCAAGGCCCGGCTGTAG
- a CDS encoding sigma-70 family RNA polymerase sigma factor has translation MPLDEDVVAAIYRDHGTALRRFVLGACHDPQLTEDVVQETVLRVWQQAPRFTGSMRSYLFRTARNILIDNYRRAQHRPREAAERDVPDPAGAADRVDELLNRVLMEEALLRLSAEHRDVLVALHYRRFTVQEASDQLNIPAGTVKSRAFYAVRALRTILDEMGVQR, from the coding sequence ATGCCGCTGGATGAAGATGTGGTTGCTGCGATTTACCGTGACCACGGCACGGCCCTGCGCCGGTTCGTCCTGGGTGCCTGCCACGACCCGCAGCTGACAGAGGACGTCGTGCAGGAAACGGTGTTGCGGGTCTGGCAGCAGGCGCCGCGGTTCACCGGCAGCATGCGCAGCTACCTGTTCCGGACCGCGCGCAATATCTTGATCGACAACTATCGCCGGGCCCAGCACCGGCCGCGTGAAGCAGCGGAGCGGGACGTGCCCGACCCGGCGGGGGCCGCCGACCGGGTGGATGAACTGCTGAACCGGGTCCTGATGGAGGAGGCCCTGCTGCGCCTCAGCGCCGAGCACCGCGACGTGCTGGTGGCCCTGCATTACCGCCGCTTCACCGTCCAGGAGGCTTCCGACCAGTTGAATATCCCAGCCGGCACGGTGAAGTCCCGGGCCTTCTACGCGGTCCGGGCGCTCAGGACCATCCTGGACGAAATGGGGGTGCAGCGGTGA
- a CDS encoding nucleotide exchange factor GrpE encodes MPHHGNEEEHGASGDRRDDERRDAANQESEPQKPVIHDNRKVDPKTGQARHPDQERAAGESDAGDALSQAEDILNSVDVPAAESVAQGVNAGEAEELKNDLRRLQAEYVNYRKRVERDRAVAGEMAVIGVLNALLPVLDDVDAARQHGDLADGPFAAIAAKLESALKTYGLMRIDETGVEFDPTIHEALIQQPGPDVETDTVSQVLRSGYKSGDRVLRAAQVIVAVPA; translated from the coding sequence ATGCCGCACCACGGTAACGAAGAAGAGCACGGTGCCTCCGGGGACCGCCGCGACGACGAGCGGCGGGACGCCGCCAATCAGGAAAGCGAGCCGCAGAAGCCGGTGATCCACGACAACCGCAAGGTTGATCCGAAGACCGGCCAGGCGCGCCATCCCGACCAGGAGCGCGCCGCAGGGGAGTCCGACGCCGGGGACGCGCTGTCCCAGGCCGAGGACATCCTCAACAGCGTGGACGTTCCGGCAGCCGAGTCGGTCGCCCAGGGCGTCAACGCCGGGGAGGCGGAGGAACTGAAGAACGACCTCCGCCGCCTGCAGGCGGAGTACGTCAACTACCGCAAGCGGGTCGAACGCGACCGTGCCGTGGCAGGGGAAATGGCCGTCATCGGCGTCCTGAATGCCCTGCTTCCGGTACTCGACGACGTCGACGCCGCCCGGCAGCACGGTGACCTCGCGGACGGCCCCTTCGCCGCGATTGCCGCCAAGCTGGAAAGCGCGCTGAAGACCTACGGCCTGATGCGCATCGATGAGACCGGCGTGGAGTTCGATCCCACGATCCACGAGGCCCTCATCCAGCAGCCCGGCCCGGACGTCGAAACCGACACCGTCAGCCAGGTCCTGCGCTCCGGCTACAAGTCCGGCGACCGGGTGCTCCGCGCAGCCCAGGTCATCGTGGCCGTCCCGGCGTAG
- the trmB gene encoding tRNA (guanosine(46)-N7)-methyltransferase TrmB, with the protein MSESPESHQPPQDPRPVTPGSQASFGTYGGRPVSFVRRGTRLQGRRQTAWEEHSDRWAVDVPRHVANTSVHPDYVFDAEAEFGRKAPLIVEIGSGLGDAVCHAAEQNPDKDFLAVEVYTPGLANTLIKINSRGLSNVRVVEANAPEVLASMLPEGSVTELWVFFPDPWHKSRHHKRRLIQPAFAELAARSLRPGGIWRIATDWSNYAVHVREVLAGSADFENLHEGERSGDDSPLTQVWESGVESVVGGAPVKEGRAPVSTEHTGPNEGVDEVGGWAPRFEGRILTSFENKAHEAGRLIFDLCYRRR; encoded by the coding sequence ATGAGCGAATCTCCAGAATCCCACCAGCCGCCGCAGGATCCCCGCCCGGTTACGCCCGGAAGCCAGGCTTCCTTTGGCACCTATGGCGGCCGTCCGGTCAGCTTCGTGCGCCGCGGCACCCGCCTGCAGGGCCGCCGCCAGACCGCGTGGGAAGAGCACTCGGACCGGTGGGCGGTCGACGTGCCGCGGCACGTCGCCAACACCTCCGTGCATCCCGACTACGTCTTCGACGCCGAGGCCGAGTTTGGCCGTAAGGCGCCGCTGATCGTGGAGATCGGCTCGGGGCTCGGCGACGCCGTCTGCCATGCGGCCGAGCAGAATCCGGACAAGGACTTCCTGGCCGTGGAGGTCTACACCCCGGGTCTGGCCAACACGCTCATCAAGATCAACAGCCGCGGCCTGAGCAACGTCCGGGTGGTGGAGGCCAACGCCCCCGAGGTCCTGGCCAGCATGCTCCCGGAGGGCTCGGTCACCGAACTGTGGGTCTTCTTCCCGGACCCGTGGCATAAGTCCCGTCACCACAAGCGGCGCCTCATCCAGCCCGCCTTCGCGGAACTCGCCGCACGGTCCCTCAGGCCGGGCGGGATTTGGCGGATCGCGACGGACTGGTCCAACTACGCGGTGCACGTTCGTGAGGTCCTGGCCGGCTCGGCCGACTTCGAAAATCTGCATGAAGGCGAACGCAGCGGCGACGACAGCCCGCTCACCCAGGTCTGGGAGTCCGGGGTGGAATCCGTGGTGGGCGGGGCCCCGGTCAAGGAAGGCCGCGCCCCGGTCAGCACCGAACACACCGGCCCCAACGAGGGAGTCGACGAAGTCGGCGGTTGGGCGCCCCGGTTTGAGGGCCGGATCCTGACCAGTTTCGAAAACAAGGCCCACGAGGCCGGCAGGCTCATCTTCGATCTCTGCTACCGGCGCCGCTGA
- a CDS encoding anti-sigma factor translates to MNGPVLHQLLGAYLLGGLPPDESAAFERHLAECRDCRAELDELASLPALLDAVPVPDAVALGAAAAAGAGREPARLDPASPAVPRRLLDELSSRRRKIRRRWGAALAAAAAACLALGILLAPLVNQPPKPDASYSVQAGDGLQFTVSLVKKSWGTELAVDGRSLPVDGTLSLWVKAGDGGEDRACAWTATPSGKARVTGATPLQLANIARIELRNGQQSMAVIAVPRG, encoded by the coding sequence GTGAACGGACCCGTACTCCACCAACTGCTCGGGGCATACCTGCTCGGCGGGCTGCCGCCGGACGAGTCGGCCGCCTTCGAAAGGCATCTGGCCGAATGCCGGGACTGCCGCGCCGAACTCGATGAACTCGCCAGCCTCCCGGCGCTGCTGGACGCGGTCCCGGTGCCCGACGCCGTCGCGCTCGGCGCCGCTGCTGCCGCTGGTGCCGGGCGCGAGCCGGCACGGCTGGACCCCGCGTCTCCTGCCGTGCCGCGGCGGCTCCTCGACGAACTCTCCTCCCGCCGGCGGAAGATCCGACGCCGGTGGGGCGCGGCGCTCGCAGCCGCGGCGGCCGCGTGCCTGGCGCTCGGAATCCTGTTGGCGCCGCTGGTGAACCAGCCGCCCAAACCGGACGCCAGCTACTCCGTCCAGGCCGGCGACGGACTGCAGTTCACCGTGTCCCTGGTCAAGAAGAGCTGGGGCACCGAGCTCGCCGTCGACGGCCGGAGCTTGCCCGTGGACGGAACCTTGTCGCTCTGGGTCAAGGCCGGCGACGGCGGCGAAGACCGCGCCTGCGCCTGGACGGCGACGCCGAGCGGGAAGGCCAGGGTCACCGGAGCCACGCCCCTGCAGTTGGCCAACATCGCACGGATCGAGCTGCGGAACGGCCAACAGAGCATGGCTGTCATCGCCGTGCCACGCGGATAG
- a CDS encoding heat shock protein transcriptional repressor HspR, which produces MDIEFDQPIFVISVAAELADMHPQTLRQYDRLGIVSPSRAPGKSRRYSQRDVNMLREVQRLSQEGVSLEGIKRILQLENQVAALQRRVTELSEELERRPRALDSRIFAAGTAGDVVSLARGQRPRARSQALVVWRPRGIE; this is translated from the coding sequence ATGGACATCGAGTTCGACCAGCCGATTTTCGTCATCTCCGTCGCCGCGGAGCTGGCGGACATGCACCCGCAGACGCTGCGCCAGTACGACCGGCTCGGCATCGTCTCGCCGAGCCGTGCGCCCGGCAAGTCCCGGCGGTACTCGCAGCGTGACGTGAACATGCTCCGTGAGGTGCAGCGCCTCTCGCAGGAGGGGGTCTCCCTGGAGGGGATCAAGCGGATCCTGCAGCTGGAGAACCAGGTCGCAGCCTTGCAAAGGCGCGTCACCGAGCTGAGCGAAGAACTCGAACGGCGGCCCCGGGCCCTCGATTCCCGGATCTTTGCCGCGGGAACCGCGGGCGACGTCGTCAGCCTGGCCCGCGGCCAGCGTCCCCGGGCACGGTCCCAGGCGCTCGTGGTGTGGCGGCCGCGCGGCATCGAATAG
- a CDS encoding DUF1206 domain-containing protein, with product MKKELQDAAEVAEDVTNSKPLEYAARAGFAVSGILHFLIGLVAIRLAMGGQGQADVSGAVESLSKQPAGPILLWSAFAACVALAIWQTSDAIFDFSHLPTKKKIAKKLKAALQAVVYTGFALTLASVAIGAHADHRRSTSDLTLQLMQAPGGVLLLIVIGAAVAVTGVVYAIRGFRKSFIKYLRMPSNEHARTAVSVTGIAGYAAKGVALLLTGLLVVIATMKADPSQSTGLDGGLKALRDQPLGMYMLAAVGAGLICYGVFMAVRARLARM from the coding sequence ATTAAAAAAGAACTTCAGGACGCCGCGGAAGTCGCCGAGGACGTCACCAATTCGAAGCCGCTCGAATACGCGGCACGGGCCGGGTTTGCCGTCTCCGGCATCCTGCACTTCCTGATTGGGCTGGTCGCGATCAGGCTCGCTATGGGCGGCCAGGGGCAGGCTGATGTGAGCGGCGCCGTCGAATCGCTGTCCAAGCAACCGGCGGGTCCCATCCTGCTGTGGAGCGCCTTCGCCGCCTGCGTCGCGCTGGCAATCTGGCAGACCAGTGATGCCATCTTCGACTTCTCACATCTGCCGACCAAGAAGAAGATCGCCAAGAAACTCAAAGCCGCCCTCCAGGCAGTCGTCTACACCGGGTTCGCGCTCACGTTGGCCTCCGTCGCGATCGGCGCCCATGCAGACCACCGGCGCTCTACCAGCGACCTCACCCTGCAGCTCATGCAGGCCCCGGGCGGCGTCCTGTTGCTGATCGTCATCGGTGCCGCGGTGGCCGTGACCGGGGTTGTCTACGCCATCCGGGGCTTCAGGAAGTCGTTCATCAAGTATCTGCGCATGCCCTCCAACGAGCATGCCCGGACCGCGGTGTCCGTCACCGGAATCGCCGGCTACGCAGCCAAGGGGGTTGCGCTGCTGCTGACGGGGCTGCTGGTCGTCATCGCCACGATGAAGGCGGACCCGTCGCAGTCAACCGGCCTCGACGGCGGACTGAAGGCCTTGCGCGATCAGCCGCTGGGCATGTACATGCTGGCGGCCGTCGGCGCGGGGCTGATCTGCTACGGCGTCTTCATGGCCGTCCGGGCCCGGCTGGCCCGGATGTAG
- a CDS encoding DEAD/DEAH box helicase: MPSHPDESAALAIQTPAINDRSLAAGLAYAMGSRVSGISFDAATGLMLGKVRGGAEVPYSTTAKLVRKGGGWSCTVGVCSCPVRKDCKHVAALLFAAEDNPATRVQLLAPAESSRLSRQPPAQDLPDWEQALSPLLARPGITTSTSGVPLALQFEIEEPAPHFSYTGRRDPLRSVRQLKARPVIMGAKGKWIKGDVSWNTLSYLNYRRECNEAHVEWMQEFLASHTALANRQHAGTAPWLGLNTYAGKNLWSLLAEAPKIGLALVHGRGDDAVHLAGEPAAVGLNLTRLGAEELDGGGLALAPTITVEGTVVDPASVGTIGRPAHGIFLTSDADALPGVAPGDSAITLAPLEAGLSEELLTFVTAGTTLRIPARDEGRFLTGFYPKLKQTARVTASDESVELPTLAVPTLSLLANYGADHRVRLHWEWHYTSGTLVTAQPLWRHPGDHGYRDDAAEARILETVGQPWDVVPKLGESATGGWGTPRLAASAELSGLDTLAFTEEVLPALRELPEVSVDTAGEIAEYREAEEAPVVSISTKATEQRDWFDLGIQISLEGQPVSFAAVFSALAAGQTKMLLPSGAYFSLDLPELHQLRALIEEARELQDNKDAPLQISRFQAGLWDELAQLGIVDEQAAAWREAVGGLLEGGVKGLPLPAMLNAELRPYQLEGFNWLSFLYRHGLGGVLADDMGLGKTVQALALMCAAKVAAGEAPGGAPFLVVAPTSVVGNWQAETARFAPGLTALAISETFAKSGSAPAEAMAGADIVITSYALFRIDYEAYASRPWAGLVLDEAQFVKNHQSKAYQCARKLPAGFKLAITGTPLENNLMEFWALTSIVAPGLFSSPKRFAEYYQKPVEKNGDKAQLDKLRRRVRPLMMRRTKEQVIHDLPPKQEQVLEVVLNPRHQKVYQTHLQRERQKILGLIEDVNKNRFTIFQSLTLLRQLSLDPSLIDPSLSGVRSSKLDVLFEQLEDLVAEGHRALIFSQFTGFLGKVRERLVEENIEFCYLDGGTRNRTDVVNEFKNGAAPVFLISLKAGGFGLNLTEADYVFLLDPWWNPASEAQAVDRTHRIGQARNVMVYRLVAKDTIEEKVMALKAKKSQLFADVMEGDALSGGALTAEDLAGLFNE; this comes from the coding sequence ATGCCATCCCATCCGGACGAGAGTGCGGCACTGGCAATACAGACCCCCGCGATCAACGACCGCTCCCTCGCGGCCGGGCTTGCCTACGCCATGGGGAGCCGGGTTTCGGGGATCTCCTTCGATGCCGCCACCGGCCTGATGCTCGGCAAAGTCCGCGGCGGCGCGGAGGTGCCGTATTCGACGACGGCGAAGCTGGTCCGCAAGGGAGGCGGCTGGAGCTGCACCGTCGGGGTCTGCAGCTGCCCCGTCCGCAAGGACTGCAAGCATGTGGCCGCGTTGCTCTTCGCCGCCGAGGACAACCCGGCGACCCGCGTCCAGCTGCTGGCCCCCGCGGAGTCCTCCCGGCTGTCGCGCCAGCCCCCCGCACAGGACCTGCCTGACTGGGAGCAGGCCCTCAGCCCCCTGCTCGCCCGGCCGGGCATCACCACCTCGACCAGCGGCGTCCCGCTGGCGTTGCAGTTCGAGATCGAGGAACCGGCGCCGCACTTCTCCTACACCGGACGCCGCGATCCGCTGCGCAGCGTCCGCCAGCTGAAGGCCCGCCCCGTCATCATGGGAGCCAAGGGCAAGTGGATCAAGGGCGACGTTTCGTGGAACACCCTGAGCTACCTGAACTACCGGCGCGAATGCAACGAAGCCCATGTGGAATGGATGCAGGAATTCCTGGCCTCGCACACGGCCCTGGCGAACCGCCAGCACGCCGGCACGGCTCCCTGGCTGGGGCTGAACACCTACGCCGGCAAGAACCTTTGGAGCCTGCTGGCCGAGGCACCGAAGATCGGCCTCGCGCTGGTCCACGGCCGGGGCGACGATGCCGTGCACCTGGCCGGGGAGCCGGCCGCCGTCGGGCTCAACCTGACCCGGCTCGGCGCCGAGGAGCTCGACGGCGGCGGCCTCGCGCTCGCACCGACCATCACCGTCGAGGGAACGGTGGTCGATCCGGCGTCGGTCGGAACCATCGGCCGGCCCGCCCACGGAATCTTCCTGACCTCCGACGCCGACGCGCTGCCCGGCGTGGCCCCGGGTGACTCCGCTATCACGCTCGCGCCGCTGGAGGCCGGTCTCAGCGAGGAGCTCCTGACTTTCGTCACCGCCGGCACCACGCTGCGCATCCCGGCCCGTGATGAAGGCCGCTTCCTGACCGGCTTCTACCCCAAGCTCAAGCAGACCGCCCGCGTCACGGCCTCCGACGAATCCGTCGAGCTGCCCACCCTGGCCGTCCCCACCCTGTCCCTGCTAGCCAACTACGGGGCCGACCACCGCGTCCGGCTGCACTGGGAGTGGCACTACACGTCGGGCACCCTGGTCACGGCCCAGCCCCTGTGGCGGCACCCGGGCGACCACGGCTACCGCGACGACGCCGCCGAGGCCCGGATCCTTGAGACCGTGGGCCAGCCCTGGGACGTTGTGCCGAAGCTCGGGGAATCCGCCACGGGCGGCTGGGGCACGCCCCGGCTCGCCGCGTCCGCCGAACTCAGCGGCCTGGACACCCTCGCCTTCACCGAGGAGGTACTGCCCGCGCTCCGCGAGCTACCCGAGGTCTCCGTGGACACCGCCGGCGAGATCGCCGAATACCGCGAGGCCGAGGAAGCCCCGGTGGTCTCGATCTCCACCAAGGCCACCGAACAGCGGGACTGGTTCGACCTGGGCATCCAGATTTCCCTCGAAGGCCAGCCGGTGTCCTTCGCCGCCGTCTTCTCCGCCCTCGCCGCGGGCCAGACCAAGATGCTGCTGCCCAGCGGCGCCTACTTCTCCCTTGACCTGCCCGAACTGCACCAGCTGCGGGCCCTGATCGAGGAGGCCCGGGAGCTGCAGGACAACAAGGACGCGCCGCTGCAGATCAGCCGTTTCCAGGCCGGACTTTGGGATGAACTGGCCCAGCTGGGTATCGTCGACGAGCAGGCCGCCGCCTGGCGGGAAGCGGTGGGCGGTCTGCTGGAGGGCGGCGTCAAGGGGCTGCCGCTGCCCGCCATGCTCAATGCGGAGCTGCGCCCGTACCAGTTGGAAGGCTTCAACTGGCTCAGCTTCCTCTACCGCCACGGGCTGGGCGGGGTGCTGGCCGACGACATGGGTCTGGGCAAAACCGTCCAGGCACTGGCGCTGATGTGCGCGGCCAAGGTCGCTGCCGGCGAGGCGCCAGGCGGGGCACCTTTCCTGGTGGTTGCCCCCACCAGCGTGGTGGGCAACTGGCAGGCCGAAACCGCGCGCTTCGCGCCCGGCCTCACGGCCCTGGCCATCAGCGAAACCTTCGCCAAGAGCGGCTCGGCGCCGGCCGAAGCGATGGCCGGCGCGGACATCGTCATCACGTCCTACGCGCTGTTCCGCATCGACTACGAGGCCTATGCTTCCCGGCCGTGGGCCGGCCTGGTGCTGGACGAGGCGCAGTTTGTGAAGAACCACCAGTCCAAGGCGTACCAGTGCGCCCGGAAGCTCCCCGCCGGCTTCAAACTGGCCATCACCGGCACGCCGCTGGAGAACAACCTGATGGAGTTCTGGGCGCTGACCTCGATCGTGGCACCGGGCCTCTTCTCCAGTCCCAAGCGCTTCGCCGAGTACTACCAGAAGCCCGTGGAAAAGAACGGCGACAAGGCGCAGCTGGACAAGCTCCGCCGCCGGGTGCGCCCGCTGATGATGCGCCGCACCAAGGAACAGGTCATTCACGACCTGCCGCCCAAGCAGGAGCAGGTCCTCGAGGTGGTGTTGAACCCGCGGCACCAGAAGGTCTACCAGACGCATCTGCAGCGCGAGCGGCAAAAGATCCTCGGCCTGATCGAGGACGTCAACAAGAACCGGTTCACGATCTTCCAGTCGCTGACCCTGCTGCGCCAGCTCAGCCTCGACCCGTCCCTGATCGACCCGTCACTCTCGGGGGTGCGCTCCAGCAAGCTCGACGTGCTGTTCGAGCAGTTGGAGGACCTCGTAGCGGAGGGCCACCGGGCGCTGATCTTCAGCCAGTTCACCGGCTTCCTCGGCAAGGTCCGGGAGCGGCTCGTCGAGGAAAACATTGAGTTCTGCTACCTCGACGGCGGCACGCGCAACCGCACCGACGTCGTCAACGAGTTCAAGAACGGCGCGGCGCCGGTGTTCCTGATCAGTCTCAAGGCCGGCGGGTTCGGCCTGAACCTGACCGAGGCGGATTATGTCTTCCTGCTGGACCCGTGGTGGAACCCGGCGTCGGAAGCGCAGGCTGTGGACCGGACCCACCGGATCGGCCAGGCCCGCAACGTGATGGTCTACCGGCTCGTGGCGAAGGACACCATCGAGGAAAAGGTGATGGCGCTCAAGGCCAAGAAGTCCCAGCTGTTCGCCGATGTGATGGAAGGCGACGCCCTCTCCGGCGGGGCGCTGACGGCCGAGGACCTGGCCGGGCTGTTCAACGAATAA